A portion of the Jaculus jaculus isolate mJacJac1 chromosome 5, mJacJac1.mat.Y.cur, whole genome shotgun sequence genome contains these proteins:
- the LOC123460740 gene encoding 39S ribosomal protein L42, mitochondrial-like produces the protein MAAATVKRVLSNRTILKHLLPIQSKSGTYVCHKSTYSSLPDEYNCKVELALTSDGRTIVCYHPSVDIPYEHTKPIPRPDPVHNHEETHDQVLKTKLEVKSELLEQGPMIEQLSKVFFTTKHHWYPRGQYHRRRKKLNPPKDR, from the coding sequence ATGGCGGCTGCAACAGTAAAACGGGTGCTATCAAACAGAACTATCTTGAAGCATTTATTGCCAATTCAAAGTAAAAGTGGAACTTACGTTTGTCATAAATCTACGTATTCTTCACTTCCAGATGAGTATAACTGCAAAGTAGAGCTCGCCTTGACCTCTGATGGCAGAACCATAGTGTGCTACCACCCTTCTGTGGACATTCCATATGAACATACAAAACCTATCCCTCGACCAGATCCTGTGCATAATCATGAAGAAACACATGACCAAGTGCTAAAAACCAAATTAGAAGTCAAAAGTGAACTCCTTGAGCAAGGACCCATGATAGAGCAACTTAGCAAAGTGTTCTTCACTACGAAGCATCACTGGTATCCTCGGGGACAGTATCACAGACGTCGTAAGAAACTGAATCCTCCAAAAGACAGATGA